A part of Aegilops tauschii subsp. strangulata cultivar AL8/78 chromosome 2, Aet v6.0, whole genome shotgun sequence genomic DNA contains:
- the LOC109775316 gene encoding peroxidase 2, whose product MTADKLAALVAVALLGCVVHTCQASYGYPNPMPPIPSPTPPTAPALTLDYYSYSCPNAEAIVKEAVRNATDNNRGIGAGLIRLFFHDCFVRGCDASVLLDATTANPEPEKLGIPNFPSLRGFEVIDAAKAKLEKECGGIVSCADIVAFAGRDATFFLSNGVVDFKMPAGRYDGRVSFANETLRDLPPPFANVTVLEAMFKAKGLDLDDMVTLSGAHTVGISHCSSFADRLPADPSDPTSMEPALASSLQQRCSRGGDPVVVQDVVTPRDLDRQYYQNVLDRKVLFKSDAALLSPQTLKAVEHNAKNPGKWERKFKDAMVKMGNIEVKTKANGEIRKQCRFVN is encoded by the exons ATGACTGCTGATAAGCTTGCTGCCTTGGTTGCGGTAGCATTGCTCGGTTGTGTGGTGCACACATGCCAAGCGAGCTACGGCTATCCCAACCCAATGCCGCCCATCCCAAGCCCGACACCTCCTACGGCACCGGCGCTCACCCTGGACTACTACAGCTATTCTTGCCCTAATGCGGAGGCAATTGTCAAGGAAGCCGTAAGGAACGCCACAGACAACAATCGCGGCATCGGCGCCGGGCTCATCCGCCTCTTCTTCCACGACTGTTTCGTCAGG GGTTGCGACGCCTCGGTTCTCCTAGACGCGACGACGGCCAACCCGGAGCCGGAGAAGCTTGGCATTCCAAACTTCCCCAGTCTCCGCGGCTTCGAGGTGATCGACGCCGCAAAGGCGAAGCTTGAGAAGGAGTGCGGTGGGATTGTCTCGTGCGCTGACATCGTCGCTTTCGCTGGGCGCGACGCCACCTTCTTCCTCAGCAACGGCGTGGTAGACTTCAAAATGCCGGCTGGCCGCTACGACGGACGTGTGTCTTTCGCCAACGAGACCCTCCGCGACCTGCCCCCTCCCTTCGCCAACGTCACGGTGCTGGAGGCAATGTTCAAAGCCAAGGGGCTCGACCTCGACGACATGGTCACCCTCTCGGGCGCGCACACCGTTGGAATCTCTCATTGTTCGTCCTTCGCTGACCGCCTTCCAGCCGACCCGTCGGACCCCACGTCCATGGAACCCGCGCTGGCTAGCTCGCTACAGCAGAGGTGCAGCCGTGGTGGTGACCCCGTTGTGGTGCAGGATGTCGTTACCCCCCGTGACCTGGACAGACAGTACTATCAGAACGTACTCGACCGTAAAGTGTTATTCAAATCGGACGCGgcgctgctgtcgccgcagacaCTCAAGGCTGTGGAACACAACGCCAAGAACCCCGGGAAGTGGGAGCGAAAGTTCAAGGACGCAATGGTTAAGATGGGCAACATCGAGGTGAAGACCAAGGCCAACGGGGAGATCAGAAAGCAGTGCCGGTTCGTCAACTAG